From Variimorphobacter saccharofermentans, one genomic window encodes:
- the purB gene encoding adenylosuccinate lyase — MSYDKYVSPLSERYASKEMQYIFSPDMKFKTWRKLWVALAEAERELGLNITEEQIAELKAHMDDINYEVAKEREALVRHDVMSHVYAYGEQCPKAKGIIHLGATSCYVGDNTDVIVMTEALKLVRKKLLNVMAELSKFAMEYRSQPTLAFTHFQPAQPTTVGKRASLWLMELKLDYDDINYLIDSCMLLGSKGTTGTQASFLELFDGDHDKIKKLDQKIAEKMGFRGCYPVSGQTYSRKVDTRVLNVLAGIAASAHKFSNDIRLLQHLKEIEEPFEKNQIGSSAMAYKRNPMRSERIASLANYVMVDALNPAITSATQWFERTLDDSANKRISIPEAFLAVDGILDLYLNVVDGLVVYPKVIEKRLMQELPFMATENIMMDAVKAGGDRQELHEKIRTLSMQAGRNVKEFGLENNLLELIAADPAFNMSLEDLKASMDPAKYTGRAKEQTEEFIRDVIQPILDENKELLGLKADIKV, encoded by the coding sequence GACCTGGAGAAAGTTATGGGTAGCATTAGCGGAAGCGGAGAGAGAGCTTGGACTTAATATAACCGAGGAACAGATCGCTGAATTAAAAGCGCACATGGACGATATTAATTATGAGGTTGCGAAAGAAAGAGAAGCACTCGTTCGCCATGACGTAATGTCCCATGTCTATGCTTACGGAGAGCAATGTCCGAAAGCAAAGGGGATTATCCATCTGGGTGCTACCTCCTGCTATGTTGGAGACAATACGGATGTAATTGTAATGACAGAGGCACTGAAGCTGGTTAGAAAAAAGCTGCTCAATGTAATGGCAGAGCTTTCTAAATTCGCAATGGAGTATCGCTCCCAGCCTACCCTTGCATTTACTCATTTCCAGCCTGCACAGCCCACTACTGTAGGAAAAAGAGCATCCCTATGGCTTATGGAGTTAAAGCTGGATTATGATGATATAAATTATCTGATTGACAGTTGTATGCTGTTGGGATCAAAAGGAACAACGGGTACCCAGGCAAGCTTTTTAGAACTCTTTGACGGGGATCATGATAAGATCAAAAAGCTAGATCAGAAAATTGCAGAGAAAATGGGCTTCCGTGGCTGTTATCCTGTATCCGGACAGACCTATTCCAGAAAGGTTGATACAAGAGTATTGAATGTCCTGGCGGGTATTGCTGCCAGTGCTCATAAATTTTCCAATGATATTCGTCTATTACAGCATCTAAAAGAAATTGAAGAGCCCTTTGAGAAAAACCAAATCGGTTCTTCCGCCATGGCATATAAACGAAACCCAATGAGAAGTGAACGTATCGCTTCCTTAGCAAACTATGTAATGGTGGATGCCCTAAATCCTGCTATTACCTCAGCTACCCAGTGGTTTGAAAGAACCCTGGATGATTCTGCAAACAAGAGAATTAGTATTCCGGAAGCATTCCTTGCGGTGGACGGTATTCTCGATTTGTATCTGAATGTAGTGGATGGGTTAGTAGTATATCCGAAGGTTATTGAGAAGCGTTTGATGCAAGAACTTCCTTTTATGGCTACTGAAAATATTATGATGGATGCTGTGAAAGCCGGAGGAGACAGACAGGAGCTTCATGAGAAAATACGTACTCTTTCCATGCAGGCAGGCAGAAATGTTAAGGAATTTGGGTTGGAGAATAATCTGCTTGAACTCATTGCAGCAGACCCGGCCTTCAACATGAGTCTGGAGGATTTAAAGGCTTCCATGGATCCTGCAAAGTATACGGGAAGAGCCAAAGAACAGACAGAAGAATTTATTCGTGATGTGATACAGCCTATTTTAGATGAAAATAAGGAGTTGCTAGGGTTAAAAGCAGATATCAAGGTGTGA
- a CDS encoding heavy-metal-associated domain-containing protein, with protein sequence MNQVHYNVSGLINNPVKTQVKNVLEEIDGVQKVNIDLGRSTVEVHYNDPADDCSIRNAIEHVGCKVND encoded by the coding sequence ATGAATCAGGTACATTATAATGTAAGCGGATTAATTAATAATCCGGTGAAAACACAGGTAAAGAATGTTCTGGAAGAGATCGATGGTGTACAGAAGGTAAATATTGATCTTGGCCGAAGCACTGTTGAAGTCCACTACAACGATCCTGCAGATGATTGTAGTATTCGTAATGCCATCGAGCATGTAGGATGTAAAGTCAATGATTAA
- a CDS encoding ABC transporter permease subunit, producing the protein MLSKPLFKATLKQNYIVFLIILAVSMMYLPIIISMYDPASQDSLNEVLEMFPKELISAMGFTETGGTLLGFIATYFYGFLILLLPMIYTIIIANRSIASLVDKGSMAYLLSTPNARMKIAGTQATYLLVSTTLLIGIITVVGIIVCNINFPGELDVKGFVILNAGALLLYYAITGIGFFASCFFNDTKNSLAVGAGLPVAFLLFQMISDVGEATDFLRYFSLFTLYNPEKITSGEGFGLSFFVMGIIGILSYAVALFTFQRRDLPL; encoded by the coding sequence ATGTTAAGCAAACCATTATTTAAGGCAACCTTAAAGCAAAACTACATAGTGTTTCTAATTATATTAGCTGTTTCCATGATGTATCTTCCGATTATAATTAGTATGTATGATCCTGCATCCCAGGACAGCTTAAACGAAGTTCTGGAAATGTTTCCGAAAGAGCTGATTTCCGCTATGGGCTTTACTGAAACAGGGGGTACTCTGTTAGGTTTTATTGCTACGTATTTTTATGGGTTTCTAATATTGCTGCTTCCCATGATATATACCATTATTATTGCAAACCGCAGTATAGCCTCCCTTGTAGATAAAGGGTCCATGGCATATTTATTATCCACTCCCAATGCCAGAATGAAAATTGCCGGAACTCAGGCAACTTATCTACTTGTCAGCACTACGCTTTTAATTGGTATCATTACTGTAGTAGGAATTATTGTATGCAATATAAACTTCCCAGGAGAATTAGATGTAAAGGGCTTTGTAATATTAAATGCCGGGGCATTACTCCTGTATTATGCGATAACCGGCATCGGATTTTTTGCTTCCTGCTTTTTTAACGATACGAAGAACTCACTTGCGGTGGGTGCAGGACTTCCGGTAGCTTTTCTACTGTTTCAGATGATATCGGATGTAGGTGAAGCGACTGATTTCTTAAGGTACTTCTCCCTATTTACTCTGTATAATCCGGAGAAAATCACTTCCGGTGAAGGCTTCGGTTTATCCTTCTTTGTTATGGGTATCATCGGAATTCTATCCTACGCAGTTGCGCTGTTTACCTTTCAGAGACGGGATCTACCACTGTAA
- a CDS encoding ABC transporter ATP-binding protein, producing MSIIEINGLTKDYGNHKGVFDLTFTVNEGEVFGYLGPNGAGKTTTIRHLMGFLTPDKGYASILGKECRTNTADIMKDLGYLPAEIAFFDGMNGADFLKFMGEMRGKIDLSYRDQLIDRFELDAKGRIRKMSKGMKQKLGIICAFMHNPKVLILDEPTSGLDPLMQKIFADLILEEKAKGKTILMSSHSFEEIERTCDRIGIIRQGELVATEDIHNLKEKRRRTYLITFDSPSSAAAFAEKNHFESISVNGSIVKVSVLGNVSSLVQELGKYTILDLSVENSTLEDVFMQYYGNSSKSKV from the coding sequence ATGTCCATTATTGAAATCAACGGATTAACAAAGGACTACGGAAACCATAAAGGAGTTTTTGACTTAACCTTTACCGTGAACGAAGGAGAAGTATTCGGTTATCTTGGTCCGAACGGTGCCGGGAAAACGACAACAATCCGACATCTGATGGGTTTTTTGACACCGGACAAAGGATATGCTTCGATTCTTGGCAAAGAATGTCGCACCAATACAGCGGACATTATGAAGGATTTAGGATATTTACCTGCAGAAATTGCTTTTTTTGACGGGATGAATGGAGCGGATTTTCTCAAATTCATGGGAGAAATGCGTGGTAAGATTGATCTCTCCTACCGTGACCAGTTAATAGATCGCTTCGAGCTTGATGCGAAAGGCCGGATTCGTAAGATGTCAAAGGGAATGAAGCAAAAGCTCGGAATCATCTGCGCCTTCATGCACAATCCCAAAGTACTGATATTGGATGAACCCACTAGTGGTCTGGATCCCTTAATGCAGAAAATATTTGCGGATCTTATTCTTGAAGAAAAAGCAAAAGGGAAAACTATTCTAATGTCTTCCCACAGCTTTGAGGAAATTGAACGAACCTGTGACCGCATCGGCATCATACGACAGGGTGAATTGGTTGCTACGGAAGATATACATAATCTGAAGGAAAAACGTCGCAGGACCTATCTGATTACCTTTGACTCCCCTTCTTCCGCTGCTGCCTTTGCGGAGAAAAACCATTTTGAAAGCATCTCTGTGAATGGATCCATCGTAAAGGTCTCCGTATTGGGTAATGTCTCATCCTTAGTACAGGAGCTTGGAAAATACACCATTCTTGATTTATCAGTTGAAAACAGTACTCTGGAAGACGTATTCATGCAATACTATGGTAACTCCAGTAAGTCCAAGGTGTGA
- a CDS encoding TetR/AcrR family transcriptional regulator, whose amino-acid sequence MSYDVFENLDEAKRLAIINAGLKIFSEYGYTKSSVDAITKEAGISKGSLFYYFESKKNFYLYLYEYCGNTLEKIVDSPGPDGCPSYMIYTDFFERIEAIQQLKMKCSIDYPHMSDFMKKSVFETAPCVKSEIEKFNTRYTHERAMAFFQGIDYSKFKEGINPMMVIQLITWCSEGCANQAALKYKQKSSDNQLSLIFQEAVDLYKAYMTLFRNTFYKEEYLK is encoded by the coding sequence ATGTCTTACGATGTCTTTGAAAATCTTGATGAAGCAAAGAGATTAGCGATTATAAACGCTGGCCTTAAGATATTTAGTGAATACGGATATACGAAATCCTCAGTTGATGCTATTACAAAAGAAGCCGGTATATCAAAAGGCAGCTTATTCTACTACTTTGAATCGAAGAAGAATTTTTATCTGTATTTGTATGAATACTGCGGTAATACACTTGAAAAAATCGTTGACAGTCCCGGACCGGATGGTTGCCCATCCTATATGATTTACACTGATTTTTTTGAGCGTATAGAAGCCATTCAGCAACTTAAGATGAAGTGTTCTATAGACTACCCGCATATGTCTGATTTCATGAAAAAATCAGTATTTGAAACAGCACCCTGCGTAAAGAGCGAAATAGAGAAGTTCAACACAAGATACACGCATGAGCGTGCTATGGCTTTCTTCCAGGGAATTGATTATTCAAAATTCAAAGAAGGAATTAATCCAATGATGGTGATTCAATTAATAACCTGGTGTTCTGAAGGGTGTGCCAATCAGGCCGCTCTCAAGTACAAACAGAAGTCATCTGACAATCAACTCTCTTTGATTTTTCAAGAAGCAGTCGATTTATACAAAGCCTACATGACATTATTTCGCAACACCTTTTATAAAGAAGAGTATTTGAAATAA
- a CDS encoding ROK family protein produces MKIDECSHFDQVRAQNRKTIRNLMRHFASIGKSELARISRLSFPTVSAVLNELLDSNEVIILPEATSRGGRPGAEYALNPLYHVAICGYLEEETLHLRICDTLGNTLSEKIIVITEDIKPEELLELFQEIRKEYPSLSVISLGVPGVVDKGVICSLSCFTNINGFPIKEYLEDNLGLPVFMENDTNVFTSAERDMWPDLVHLFLNHDCIGCGILLNGSLIRGANGFAGELEHLLVGDGTADRNLGTILKDIAVRDTKKKDHIIQLSKIINTFICTINPPHIAISGFEISEEDLDIILSVLKAGMEERYLPQLHIVDEVDELYFTGLTEIVLDYWKSI; encoded by the coding sequence ATGAAAATAGATGAATGTTCTCACTTTGATCAGGTTCGGGCTCAGAACAGAAAAACAATAAGGAATTTAATGAGGCATTTTGCTTCGATTGGTAAAAGTGAACTTGCACGTATTTCCAGATTAAGCTTTCCCACTGTATCAGCAGTACTGAATGAATTACTAGATTCCAATGAAGTTATTATACTTCCGGAAGCAACTTCCCGAGGCGGGCGTCCGGGAGCAGAATATGCACTAAATCCTTTATATCATGTTGCAATCTGCGGATATCTGGAAGAAGAAACCCTTCATCTGCGTATCTGTGATACCTTAGGTAATACTTTAAGCGAGAAAATCATTGTAATAACGGAAGACATAAAACCAGAAGAATTATTAGAGCTATTTCAGGAAATACGGAAGGAATATCCTTCTTTATCAGTGATATCCTTAGGTGTTCCAGGTGTAGTTGATAAAGGAGTTATCTGCTCGCTTTCCTGCTTTACGAATATTAACGGCTTCCCAATAAAAGAGTATCTTGAGGATAACTTGGGACTACCGGTATTTATGGAAAATGACACCAACGTATTTACCTCGGCGGAGCGTGATATGTGGCCTGACTTGGTTCATTTATTCTTGAATCATGATTGTATCGGTTGTGGTATCCTTTTAAATGGTTCATTGATTAGGGGTGCGAACGGATTTGCTGGAGAGCTGGAGCACTTATTAGTGGGAGATGGGACAGCTGATCGAAACTTGGGGACTATACTGAAAGATATTGCGGTAAGAGATACGAAGAAGAAGGATCATATCATTCAATTGTCTAAAATAATTAATACCTTTATATGTACGATCAACCCTCCCCATATTGCAATATCCGGATTCGAGATAAGTGAAGAGGATTTGGATATTATCCTTTCCGTCTTAAAAGCAGGGATGGAAGAACGTTATTTGCCACAACTACACATTGTTGACGAGGTAGATGAACTCTATTTTACAGGATTAACAGAGATTGTTTTGGATTATTGGAAATCGATATAG
- a CDS encoding radical SAM/SPASM domain-containing protein, whose amino-acid sequence MAKYYNYINMLVMPTDICNMNCIYCFHNEFHEKQGKMTEETLKKLYSITLPQYRQVNIIWHGGEPLVMGLDFFKNAISMQKEYPDCKVENRLQTNLTLMNQDYSEFFAKEKVGIGSSFDGLCNDSLRGNTDQILNGREVLLQNGNSCGFIMVVSRKNINMLVEDYRYFNAHNISYTINLYVDALEDKKEELSLDPFHTVERIKQLFHIWIEDPSCNIHIDYFERFLKYILYKEKRLCKYTSCLGKWVGIRYNGDIVPCNRYFPAEYGYGNVHDFQDIGEAFESEGFKRLLSEAICRREKCKGCAAFELCSGGCNNEALNEKGITENDGNGCFIFREIYLYIKKYMEAIIQERSVLDRIKNPQVQNLLNRKRNQCMN is encoded by the coding sequence ATGGCGAAATATTATAATTATATAAACATGCTAGTCATGCCGACTGATATTTGTAATATGAATTGTATTTACTGCTTTCATAACGAATTTCATGAAAAACAAGGGAAGATGACAGAGGAAACACTAAAGAAATTATACAGCATAACCCTTCCGCAATATAGACAGGTTAACATAATCTGGCATGGTGGAGAACCTTTGGTTATGGGATTGGATTTCTTTAAGAATGCAATTTCCATGCAAAAAGAATACCCAGATTGTAAGGTGGAAAATCGTTTGCAGACTAATTTAACACTAATGAATCAGGACTATTCTGAATTCTTTGCTAAAGAGAAGGTGGGTATCGGAAGTTCATTTGACGGATTATGTAATGATAGCTTAAGAGGAAATACGGATCAAATATTAAATGGAAGAGAAGTATTATTGCAGAATGGGAATTCATGTGGCTTTATCATGGTAGTATCCAGGAAGAATATTAACATGTTAGTGGAGGATTACCGTTATTTTAACGCACATAATATTAGCTATACGATAAATCTTTATGTTGATGCACTTGAAGATAAGAAAGAGGAGCTTTCACTGGATCCGTTTCATACGGTAGAGAGAATCAAACAGCTTTTTCATATCTGGATAGAAGATCCAAGCTGTAACATACATATTGATTATTTTGAGCGGTTTCTGAAATATATTCTATATAAGGAAAAGCGTTTGTGTAAATACACCTCCTGTCTTGGAAAATGGGTCGGTATCCGGTATAACGGAGATATTGTTCCTTGTAATAGATATTTCCCTGCGGAATATGGATACGGGAATGTCCATGATTTTCAAGATATCGGGGAAGCATTTGAAAGCGAGGGCTTCAAAAGACTGTTATCTGAGGCTATTTGCCGCCGAGAAAAATGTAAAGGTTGTGCAGCATTTGAGTTATGCTCAGGAGGATGCAATAACGAAGCGCTCAATGAAAAAGGTATTACGGAGAATGACGGAAACGGTTGTTTCATTTTCAGAGAAATTTATCTTTATATAAAAAAATACATGGAAGCCATTATTCAGGAGCGGAGCGTTTTAGATAGGATAAAAAACCCTCAGGTCCAAAATTTACTCAATCGCAAACGCAACCAATGTATGAATTAA
- a CDS encoding LysR family transcriptional regulator, with the protein MNVNLEYYRIFYHVAKAGSFTQAGEELCISQPAVSQAIKLLESSLGSKLFIRVPKGVRLTPEGEVLFSYIQRGYEYILLGEAKFQKMLDLENGEIRIGASDMTLQYFLLPYLEKFHQRFPKIKVTVTNAPTPDTLEYLYEEKIDFGIVSEPFEAKPDIEVVKVKEIQDTFVAGSRFDYLKDRVLSFKELEELPIICLEHNTSSRKFIDEFLEDNDVVMKPEFELAMSDIIVKFASRNLGIGCVVRDFALEALNTGKLFELRFEQELPRRHFCIITGNNNPISKAAKELLRIIHSKDLN; encoded by the coding sequence ATGAATGTCAATCTGGAATATTATCGAATTTTTTATCATGTAGCGAAAGCGGGGAGCTTTACTCAGGCAGGAGAAGAGTTGTGTATATCTCAGCCTGCTGTCAGTCAGGCAATCAAATTGCTTGAGTCAAGTCTTGGAAGTAAGCTCTTCATCCGGGTTCCCAAGGGAGTAAGGCTTACTCCTGAGGGTGAGGTGCTCTTTTCCTATATTCAAAGAGGATATGAGTACATATTACTAGGTGAAGCTAAATTTCAGAAAATGTTGGATTTAGAAAACGGAGAAATTCGAATCGGTGCCAGTGATATGACACTTCAATATTTCCTGTTGCCTTACTTAGAAAAGTTCCATCAAAGGTTTCCCAAAATTAAAGTTACAGTAACCAATGCACCGACTCCTGATACGTTAGAATATCTATATGAGGAGAAGATTGATTTTGGAATTGTAAGTGAACCCTTTGAAGCAAAGCCAGATATCGAGGTTGTTAAAGTAAAAGAAATTCAGGACACCTTTGTTGCAGGAAGCAGGTTTGATTATCTGAAGGACAGAGTGCTTAGCTTCAAGGAGTTGGAGGAATTGCCAATTATATGCCTGGAACATAATACAAGCTCCAGAAAATTCATAGATGAGTTCCTCGAAGACAATGATGTGGTAATGAAGCCGGAATTTGAATTAGCCATGAGTGATATTATTGTAAAGTTTGCATCTAGAAATCTTGGTATTGGTTGTGTGGTAAGGGACTTCGCATTAGAAGCACTAAATACGGGCAAGCTTTTTGAACTGAGATTTGAACAAGAGCTTCCCAGACGACATTTTTGCATTATTACGGGGAACAACAACCCGATATCTAAGGCGGCAAAGGAGCTACTTCGAATCATTCATTCCAAAGATTTGAACTAA
- a CDS encoding dUTP diphosphatase, protein MQQTIKIKYLNDQLERLEYIENKSDWIDLRAAETVTMKAGEFKLIPLGVAMQLPKGYEAHIVPRSSTFKNFGILQTNSTGIVDESYCGDNDQWYFPALAMRDTQINLNDRICQFRIVEHQPTIKFHEVDTLGNEDRGGIGSTGVQ, encoded by the coding sequence ATGCAGCAGACGATTAAAATAAAATATTTGAATGACCAACTTGAAAGACTGGAGTATATTGAGAACAAGTCCGACTGGATTGATTTGCGGGCGGCGGAAACTGTAACAATGAAAGCAGGAGAGTTCAAGCTGATTCCATTGGGAGTAGCAATGCAGCTTCCTAAGGGATATGAAGCTCATATTGTTCCAAGGAGCAGTACTTTTAAGAACTTCGGAATCCTACAGACCAATTCAACTGGTATCGTAGATGAATCCTACTGTGGCGATAATGATCAATGGTATTTTCCGGCGTTAGCAATGAGAGATACTCAGATTAATCTAAATGACCGTATCTGTCAGTTCCGCATTGTGGAACACCAGCCCACGATTAAATTTCATGAGGTAGATACGCTAGGGAATGAAGATAGAGGAGGCATCGGTAGTACTGGTGTACAGTAA
- a CDS encoding GNAT family N-acetyltransferase has product MEIRKAYLSEIEELAAIRTEFINSLISSEMTISEEFETNANAYMRKHMADDSMVSWVAVEDGKIVSTAMVCYYELLPIMLNQSGKYGYIYNVYTLPEYRKRGLASQLLNKIKEEAKERQIGQLQLRATEMGKLLYEKLGFELLNREMAYIVI; this is encoded by the coding sequence ATGGAAATAAGGAAGGCATACCTTAGCGAGATCGAGGAACTGGCTGCAATTCGAACGGAGTTTATTAACAGTCTCATAAGCTCGGAGATGACAATATCCGAAGAGTTTGAGACAAATGCAAATGCGTATATGAGAAAGCATATGGCAGATGATTCGATGGTATCCTGGGTAGCAGTAGAGGACGGAAAAATAGTTTCAACCGCTATGGTATGCTACTATGAACTCCTGCCGATTATGTTGAATCAGTCAGGAAAATACGGATACATATACAACGTATATACTCTTCCTGAATATCGAAAAAGAGGATTGGCCAGCCAATTGCTTAATAAAATAAAAGAAGAGGCGAAGGAACGGCAAATTGGTCAGCTTCAATTACGTGCAACGGAAATGGGAAAACTCCTTTATGAAAAATTAGGATTTGAATTACTTAACAGAGAGATGGCATATATTGTAATATAG
- a CDS encoding zinc dependent phospholipase C family protein, whose amino-acid sequence MAGLFTHMVIAREIIKVLPEETIKDQGLFYLGNLAPDAIHVREGYIRAFKKHTHLRDDISDPEFAQEDNLELFHKRVADFIIQNRERKDGLLDLYRGYVVHLLADELFNCTIRKEFCVIMEEQGIGQMNTTFFERIITDMNRNDFLLADRYEGRDEIRYQLEQAPIHPITDYLSEHEMRVSRDWIINRHFVEKTEVILPVYISYERTMAYIHMAVDNIITRLSEGGSLPSMF is encoded by the coding sequence ATGGCAGGTTTATTTACTCACATGGTCATAGCAAGGGAAATAATAAAGGTTCTTCCGGAAGAGACAATCAAGGATCAAGGATTATTTTATTTAGGAAATTTAGCACCGGATGCAATTCATGTCAGGGAAGGATATATCAGAGCATTTAAAAAGCATACACATTTACGGGATGATATATCAGATCCCGAGTTTGCGCAGGAAGATAATCTTGAGTTATTCCATAAAAGAGTGGCGGATTTTATCATACAGAATCGAGAACGAAAGGACGGCTTACTGGATCTTTATCGGGGTTATGTGGTTCATCTCCTTGCAGATGAATTATTTAACTGTACCATTCGTAAGGAATTCTGCGTTATTATGGAAGAACAGGGAATTGGACAGATGAATACCACGTTCTTTGAACGAATTATTACCGATATGAATCGGAACGATTTTTTATTAGCAGATCGCTATGAGGGAAGGGATGAGATCCGATACCAGCTGGAACAGGCTCCCATCCATCCAATTACCGATTATCTAAGTGAGCATGAAATGCGAGTAAGCAGGGATTGGATTATTAACCGCCATTTTGTAGAGAAGACAGAGGTGATTTTACCGGTATATATCAGTTATGAAAGAACTATGGCCTACATTCATATGGCGGTGGATAATATTATCACAAGGTTATCCGAGGGAGGAAGCTTACCATCAATGTTTTAA
- a CDS encoding GNAT family N-acetyltransferase: MYTRPEHRRKGIAYQVLDRLVQEAKSRNIVKISLEASPMGRPLYEKYGFRPLPNEMILD, from the coding sequence ATGTATACAAGACCTGAGCATCGCAGGAAAGGTATTGCATATCAGGTGCTGGACCGCTTGGTTCAGGAAGCAAAAAGCCGTAATATTGTAAAGATCTCCTTGGAGGCATCTCCAATGGGTAGACCTCTATACGAAAAATACGGCTTCCGTCCCCTGCCTAATGAGATGATTTTAGATTAG
- a CDS encoding GNAT family N-acetyltransferase encodes MKILLAERCDAPVICDIVHRTIEGIYPNYYPTEVVKFFVDYHNEEKIRADIEQNMVYVIEDNDQIVATGSIDGRTIGRLYVLPEYQGKGYGYEMMNFLEATVSKEYPTSFLEASLPSYDYYLRRGYYPVEYLKYEVENHRVLCYYTMEKKLT; translated from the coding sequence ATGAAGATTCTACTTGCAGAGCGATGTGATGCACCTGTCATATGTGACATTGTACATCGAACCATTGAAGGGATTTATCCGAATTACTATCCTACTGAAGTGGTAAAGTTCTTTGTGGATTATCATAATGAAGAAAAGATCAGAGCGGATATTGAACAGAATATGGTATATGTTATTGAGGATAACGACCAAATAGTGGCTACAGGTAGTATTGACGGAAGAACCATAGGTCGATTGTATGTGCTACCGGAATACCAGGGAAAAGGCTACGGATACGAGATGATGAATTTCCTTGAAGCAACCGTGTCAAAGGAATATCCGACCTCGTTTCTGGAAGCCTCCTTACCCTCTTATGATTATTATCTAAGGCGCGGTTATTACCCTGTCGAATATTTAAAGTATGAAGTGGAAAATCATAGAGTTCTATGCTACTACACTATGGAGAAGAAGTTGACATAA